A window of Strigops habroptila isolate Jane chromosome 5, bStrHab1.2.pri, whole genome shotgun sequence contains these coding sequences:
- the LRRC18 gene encoding leucine-rich repeat-containing protein 18, whose amino-acid sequence MAKGKAKGKKITLKIAKNSIRIAPDGARRLDLSKMGITTFPNCILKLADVEELDLSRNMLKKIPNSIQKFEKLRWLDLHSNQLEDLPKAIGTLQNLFYLNISNNKLTTKNLPEELNLLKNLHILNLGLNCLDSIPTSLGALKELQEIGLFDNSLTTIPNSVKNLPKLKKLNADRNPFLDSIEQEEYADSIKRVETLYLVQEKDLCSSCLKVCQGEKDKLNKLHSETPSSSKNLSFPLLLTPNSTARDNQEEWRVKDTHP is encoded by the coding sequence ATGGCCAAGgggaaagcaaaagggaaaaagatcaCCTTGAAAATTGCCAAAAATTCCATCCGGATAGCTCCTGACGGAGCGCGTCGTCTTGACTTAAGCAAGATGGGTATTACCACCTTCCCCAACTGCATTCTAAAACTGGCTGATGTGGAGGAACTTGATTTGAGcagaaacatgttaaaaaaaattccaaacagCATCCAGAAGTTCGAGAAACTGCGCTGGCTGGACCTGCATAGTAATCAGCTTGAGGACTTGCCCAAGGCAATAGGTACGCTTCAGAACCTCTTCTACCTGAACATATCCAACAACAAGCTGACCACCAAAAATCTGCCAGAGGAGTTGAACCTTCTCAAGAACCTGCATATTCTCAACCTTGGCTTGAACTGTCTTGACAGTATTCCCACCAGCCTTGGGGCCTTGAAGGAACTTCAGGAGATAGGTCTCTTTGACAATTCCTTGACCACCATCCCAAACAGTGTGAAAAATCTTCCCAAGCTCAAAAAACTGAATGCAGACAGAAATCCTTTTCTAGATTCAATAGAGCAAGAAGAGTATGCTGACTCCATTAAACGCGTAGAAACTCTTTACTTAGTACAAGAGAAAGACCTGTGCTCTTCCTGCCTGAAGGTGTGTCAGGGTGAGAAGGACAAGCTGAATAAGCTACACAGTGAGACACCTAGCTCTTCAAAGAATCTAAGTTTCCCTTTACTCCTTACACCCAATTCCACTGCAAGGGATAACCAAGAAGAATGGAGAGTAAAAGACACACATCCTTGA